ATAATTCTGTGGTCCGCTTTCCATGAAAGGAATTAGATCCTGCAAATTGATAATAGATTTGCAATCAAGAAATACAAAAGGAGACCGAATTATGCTATCAAGTGATGCCAAGCGCTAATTTATCATTAGTTATCAGTATGATAATCAAATAGCAAAATGTCAAGCCCATACCTCCAGTAACCGATCAGGATGTACCATACCAGACCATGAACGCATTTTTTGTCCTGTTACGGGGTCAATGATAAGGATAGCCGGGACAGATTCAATTTTGTAGTAAGTGCACACCTTCTTACCCTCACTAGTATCATCATAAAACTGCAGTAAGATAAAACAATTTAATTTTAAGCACGCATTAGAACAGAACATACCTTAGGGACGGCGTGTAGTTTAAAAGTAATGAAATCTGAATTCGAGATTGCAATAATAAAAACACACAGTCGGAAGCTATCAAGTATTTCCAGCATACAGAACATTCGAGAGGACAAAGACAAGGGAAAAGATGCAGGATAGTCACCTGCCAAAAGATAAAATTGGTTTTGATAGTTTGAGCCACAGCTTCATTTGCCCAGGTGTCTCTGTTGAGCTATTAAATGCATTACAACCAGTTAGATAGCTCAAATATGTCACAAAACAGAAatatgcttatgttgaatacATAAAAGATTATACAAGAAAGGCCATGTGTGTGCTAGCATGAGAAGGTGTGTGGGGTGGGGGGTGGGGGAGCAGCAGAAACACACCCTCATGACAAATATATGAGAGCAAAAAGAGGTCTTGAAAGGAGGGGTAGAAAGAGATAAGGGCACCAACCATATGTGAGGTGAATTCAGTAGAAGATTGTATATTCGCCACAAGCCACCTGGATGCAGCAGAGGCAGTAAGTTTTGCCTGCAATTTTTCATTAAATTCAACTTTACATCATGTGGTGGAAATGAATCATTCAAAAGAGACACTTGGTGCTGACTGTATGCTACAGCACACAACTTTAATTGAGGATCAAGAGACATAAAAAAAAAGACGCGTGAGGGGTGGGGTGTGGAGATTGTGTGCTCGCAGCCGTCCATTACTTTCTTAACATTAACTCTTCTCTATCCACCACATCaatcttttttctcttttccttccaagttccaactctctctttctctctatcTATCTCTCTCTACTTTCATCACCGTCCTTTAAATCTCCTTATGAACCCCGCGGATGAAGAAATTTAAGGGATGAAAAGAGTGGTAAATTTGAACCATCACTTTGacatattaattaaatatttagcTTAGTACATGTCAAGCTTATCAAGCTTCATACTACAAGGGTTCACGGTTGAACCTCTGTTATTGAGGCTTTGTTCTGTTTGACTTATTTTGACATATATAAGTTTAAGTTCAGAAAAATTAAGGATTTTCAtgcattttcacacacaaataagtttatttaagaaaaaataagtttttttcccgatgaaataagttcagataagctaagttaagttcaaataagttcagataatgtaagttcagacaaaataagtcgaatagaacagaGTAGGTTGCCTGCCTGCATTCAACTTAATCAACTTAGTCATTATGATGATGAATATAGAATAAGGGAGTAGGTTGCCTACCTGCATTCAATTTCACACTAGAAACATTCAATTACCTCCAAGTCCAACAGTTAAAAGCTCATACTAAATCCATGGATGGCAGACACAAAGAATCAGGGTAGCATCCAGGGTCACCAGAAGAATTACAAAGCCCTCAGTCTCTCAAGTTTTTGGTTTGTTCATAAAATAAAGCCAACTTCAATCGTGCATTGCAAAAGAAGAGCTCATACTAAAAGAAACATTATAGGAAGTATAAGGTCCCTGAAAGATGTCAGAATTTAGCTGAAATAAACTGTGGACAGTGGCTATTTTGAGGTCAGAAGAAAAGAAGTCCAAAGGAACAATGTGACACAGCCCACACAGGTGAAGAACTATTTCTTTCCCTTAAACAATACACCAAAGGAGGAAATGAAAGTACTTTAAAACCATAAAATTATAAAGGTAACCGACCTTTTCAAAAGGACCCTGGACCATCAAAGCAAAAGGAGGACGAAACATAGCAGCAAGATTATCTCGAGACCTCTCTGTTGTAGAACTTCCACCTTGTTCGGGTTCCCATACAGCAGGTTGCTTCATTTCCTCCTCAAAGTTGCGGAACGCAATCAGAGAACTCGGAGCATGTGATGGGTACCCTATTCTTGAGGCTCTGATTCAAGCCATATGACAAACAACATTTAGGAAACCACAAAGAGCAAAGAAACGTATGCATCATTTTTTTCCAAAGCAACAAAAACCGAATTAGGGGTACATGCGACATAATAGAATGAGCAATTTGATGAGAGCGACCAATAATTGTTATAATGATGGAACATTCTCAGCTGATTAAGCTCATTGTCATGACCCTTGGACCACCATTACTCACCAAAGAACATACTCCTAGAATCCTAGCAAGCCCATAAAAGATTCTCGGAGGCTTTACTATCAATTCGTGAAGTTAGTACTACTCTACAGCACGGGTACATTTTCCCACCGCTAGAAGAGTAGAaggcatgttcttttgtttggaTAGAAAAAGAGACTAGTTTAACagtatgaaaaaaaaaacacggaGGACAAGCAGTCCTCTTATCTGAAATCTGAATTACAGATTGCCCCAATTCCTTTGTACTTCACCAACCAAGTAATTCTTGAAGGCCCCACCGGCCTTAGCCATAAAGATGCTAAATATGTGACCTTGTCCCACAATAACTCAGAAGGAACCGAAACTCTTGAAAAGACCCTCGAGTTTCTCTCCAACCCACACCATATAACAATTTGTTCTCCTTGCCCCTCCCAAACCCCCTAAAACAAATCACGCCATGAAGGAATGTTTTAGTTACACATAGTAGCTTTACTTCTACAAGAACAATCACCAAAATAACTaaacaaattaacaaaaaaaaatcagaccatTTTCTACGGATAAAGGATAGTTGCGTGATCTAACAACTTCAAAGCCTTAAGTGCGGTTAAAATATTAGTTTAGGATACATTCTGATAAGATAAACACTCTTTTGCCAACCTAAATCCGACGAAATTTTGGCCCAAGTGTTTCCTCATCGACTCTTTATACCATAAGCTGACCAGAGCTTTTTTATGCCAATTTGGCAAGGAcagacgatatgacactacacTAGTCCAATTGGTCTTCATTCTTATCTTTCATGGTTCCCATACACTTTTTACCTTATCCAATTGAAGAACTGAACCCAAAAAAAGCCCAAACAAAGATGGATTCAAATGCCACATGGAGAGTTTTTTTTCTTACTGAGGGCTTCCTCGTTTTTGGCAAACTTCAAAAGCTTCTTCATCATAATTGCCTTACAACAAGATCCGGCCTTTTACAGACAGCAAACCCCATCCAAGTTCACGTAATGGAAGCCGTTGTCAGAATATTGACCCAAACATTTTCCTTCGCTTATCTCTCCAACAGAATAGCAACTAGCAAGACCATTTGGGATGGTGAAGACAAACATAAAGCAAACAAGGAGAACTGACAAGGTTCTCATCTAAGGTAAACCTTTCTCCTTTAAGTTGGAGTATGGATACCCACCATGAAACCAACTTTTAAATCACAAGCATACTTACTAAAATCCATTTAAGGTTTCCCTTACAAGTGAGAAATGGACCAATGGAGGACCCTCACATTCCTTGAAAAGGTTGTAATATTATTTTCCCTTTACCCAAAATTCGCATCCTCCTCGATCTCGCTAGTATACTATATACAGTTATACACCTTCAGGCAGACTATAATATCTCCTATTTTTCGATTCCAAAGTCTTCAAAAATATCAAGCAGCTTAAATTTTCCAAAACAGTCAAGAGTATGATCCATCACCCACCCAAGCAGTCTGTCTGTCAAACTTGTCAATCATTGATGGGTGTACAAACCACTGTTCCTCAATTAATTATCATTTCTTGTTCCTGGGTATTATTCCGACTTCATCATCGGTGATGGCGTAATAGGTCGCTGACTTATTCCTTCAAGAATACGCTATACCAATGCAATCAACAAGCAAGAGTTCCGAACTCGGTCCATGGAAGGAGTATCGAGGACACCGGAGAAAAAGTCACAGCTATGTTTTTATCCTGACATACCAAAACTTTGTCAACCTTTCTTAAAAAGAACACATCTTAGTTATGTTCGAGCTCCAAAGAACTCTTAAATGAGAGGAGTAATAAATTGATGACTTTTGCAGAAATCTTCATATTGTTCAAATGAGAATGCTCGCCAGTGTGTCCTAGGGTGCTACCCATCTAATATGATGCACCTTGTAAAGTACAAACAGTAGCACGGCCATTCTTTGGAAGGATGCAAAAAATAGGAATTGGAGAGaagaataaaattaatttaaatgtatgGTCATGAGTTCCCAAAACATGGAAAACCCCCTCCCCGAAAAGGGAGGGCACTAGGTGAACACTACAAAAGAATATCAGGGTTCACTACTTCACTCAATAATGCAGTCAACACAGATAAACAAAAAAACTAGAAACATAATATGGGCCTTTATCTCTTTTAAGCATAAATACAGAAAAGAAGGGAGAATCAGGAAATCTGTTAAGCAACAAAGCTAACTGAATTGAAAAGTACCCATATAACACAGCATCATCATAGAGAGCCTCTCTTATCACAGGTAAAGGTGCACGcacatcatcatcaccaccATTGAGTCCGCTTATTTCCTTTACTTCACCCTCGTCAGATCCACTGTACCAAATAATGTGAAAGAAGATATTAAAAGCCCAAGGGATTTCAAACTATAAATCAATCAATTCAAAAATATATATCTCGACTATCCCATTATACCTAGAGCTCTTGTCAACTAATGGAGTAGCATTTTCTTCTGGGGGGAAATACGATGAAGATGCCACAGCCCCACCTTCATTCCCCACGTAAAATAGCTGAATAGCATCTTCAAGATTCCAGCTGGTTGCCTGAGTCAACAAATTATGATTCCAATGTAAGATAAAAAGAGAACATAAGGAACTTAAAAGTTGGAAGACTTCCCAACGCAGTGTTAAAGCCTAAAGGTTATGGAAAGTACCACATAATGCTTAAAAAGACAAGCCTTAAGGATACACAATAAGTTGAATCAGATTTCATATTAAATGATTGgagtttcatttactctataaAGTGAATAGTTGTTCAATTTAACTAGAAAAAAATATACAAGACTTAAGATCAATAGAAGAATGTAAATATAATGGGATTCCAATTTCAGCAGCAATTTCTTGCCGTCAGTCATACCCATCTAGGCATAGACATAGGGACCAGATGGCAGGATTTTCAACTATGAATGAAATTGGGGCTTTGAAAGCCCAGAGCACCTCTATCACACAGAATACTAAACTTATTTCTACTTCCCATCACAATACTCATACTACTAAACTGTGAAAAATCCCATCAACCTACTCACACTTCCATCTAAACTATAAACCTTGTTTTTCACTTAGGATAACACAATTTCCTTTGCAAGACAATGTACTTTGTTCAGAGTTTTACAAAACAATGACACCTAACAGGTTAGCATGTATCAGTGGATAGGGCTTTAAAGAAATATTTCTAGGAAGCCCTAAATTTGTGATGCCTAAACATTTCTTCCGCTAATTCCTTATTGAATGCAAATCTTCACTGGTCATCCAAAACTAAGATGAAAAAGTACAGCGAGTGCATATATTAAACCAAGATATAAGAACATCTTTTTTACGGACAAACCATATTAGTTTCAATTTAATACACTTGACGCCCATCAGCAACAGCAAGTCAGAGAAGTTAAGAGCTCTTTCTTACATGTCACTCTACAGATCTACACACAACATCCAAGTCGCAACTTCTCGGATTTCGAAATAACATAACAAAATCCCGTTGAGATCACAAAGATGTTCAAAAGGTATTTATCACCCTCTCAACTAAATAACCTTCAATTACCAGCATATAATCAAAAGATATTGTcaaatttttaacaaaaaaaacctCAACGCATCGCATTAACATAACCAGCACAAATGCCAGTTTCTGAGCTAAAGTCACTCTAATCATTTTTTACAATTTGCACATAATTTCTCTAATTACACCCTTAAATGTGTTGCGATCACTAAATCCAGCATGTAATTGAATAAACCCTAACATAATATAGTGAAAAAAGATGTAGAAATTGGGGGCAATACCTGTAAGAATTGGTGGGCAGTATCAGCGGTCTGGCCAACGGCGATCTCAAGGAAAGAAGAGACCATGATCTGCTTGTCGGAAGGAGAGAGATTATCCTCCATTGTTGTCGAGCTTCGTTCGTCAATGGCGATTGAATTTCCTAAGGGAAATGTGTGTGATAAAGAAAGATAATTTGAAGTTAGAATTCTGAAACAAAAATATGATGGGGGTATTTAATTAGGGCTTTCTATATACGGGGTACGAAACTGAAGGTTTTTCGAGtgaacaaattttattttacaaatttATCTATATATCTATTGCATCATATCAGGGCGTCTGGTTGGGGGTCTTCAGGAAATGGAGAGTTAATTAAGTATCTTCATTCCTTTTCTTGTTGTTTGTTAGAGCAATTCAATTATTCCCTTTACCCCCTTGATTCACCAACATCCCTCTACTACGATTCCCCACCCCTAAGGAATCACCCTAACCCCCAAACTTCTCTTCCCCCAACCAACTTAACTACCACTTTGACCATCCTTGACCACCACACCACCACCTGTTCCGCCACCACCGAAACCCCAAGACCCAAAACCTCCTTACTATCACCGAACCACCACCCAACACCACTCAACAACCACCGTACAACCACCATACCACCATCCAACAACCCTCTACCGCCACCAAAACCACCATACCACAACCAAAATAACCCTAATAACCACCGAAACCATCTTACCCAGCACAAAAACCAAGTATCCAACCCCCGAAATTGACCCCAACTACCCAAAACAAACCCTAATCTCGCCGGAAAACTAGATCTAAAACTAGACCAAATCGATTTACATGTTTGGATTGGTTATCATAatgattcaattttttttaatgttcatcgttcgttaaatttgaatatacGTTAGCCTAGATTTGTTAATTTCATTAATTGGATTgtatgaaattatttaaatcgCCCATTTTAATTATTGTTCGTTATCTAAAACGATTGGAATTGttgaaattatgaaaatttaatCGTGCAAATTTTGTTTTGTAACATTGAATTGGATTTT
This genomic stretch from Spinacia oleracea cultivar Varoflay chromosome 3, BTI_SOV_V1, whole genome shotgun sequence harbors:
- the LOC110795325 gene encoding plant UBX domain-containing protein 7, translated to MEDNLSPSDKQIMVSSFLEIAVGQTADTAHQFLQATSWNLEDAIQLFYVGNEGGAVASSSYFPPEENATPLVDKSSSGSDEGEVKEISGLNGGDDDVRAPLPVIREALYDDAVLYGASRIGYPSHAPSSLIAFRNFEEEMKQPAVWEPEQGGSSTTERSRDNLAAMFRPPFALMVQGPFEKAKLTASAASRWLVANIQSSTEFTSHMLNRDTWANEAVAQTIKTNFIFWQFYDDTSEGKKVCTYYKIESVPAILIIDPVTGQKMRSWSGMVHPDRLLEDLIPFMESGPQNYNSSLPHKRPRESSDVAAPKVQVETSEEDDELQRALAASMESMNPDKVVSEDKDAVTVTKEEETCPTKKPVYPPLPEEPTGDRSLECRVGFRLPDGRRVQRKFLRSDPIQLLWSFCSSHFGEDETRPLRLTHGVPGAAESLEYDSNLTFEESGLSNSMISVTWE